A portion of the Candidatus Melainabacteria bacterium genome contains these proteins:
- a CDS encoding response regulator transcription factor, which yields MHLPCQLDYLDYLPSQCALVWPLLESCSRIFHSDTGKFLLPKHNRANIDPFSAQATGCARKGTARKFRSFSGTARKDCGKNDASSRFKILSKRFFVAKILLVDDDQALTKMVRDWLVFDHHQVEIASDGNDGLYKVLTYAYDIIILDLNMPGKDGIEICSEYRAKGGQCPILMLTGRDKIENKEEGFNSGADDYLTKPFHMKELTVRIQALLRRARTVAEKSYSWGDVKLDSTSFKVTKGDTEIKLLPKEFGLLEFLMSNPNRVFTPDAILDRLWASESDATSNAVITCISRIRTKLDDKGTKNSIIKTVHGVGYRFDP from the coding sequence ATGCATCTGCCCTGCCAACTCGACTATCTCGACTATCTACCCTCTCAATGCGCTCTGGTATGGCCACTTTTAGAATCCTGCAGCAGAATTTTCCACAGTGATACTGGCAAATTCTTGTTACCAAAACATAACAGAGCGAATATTGACCCATTTTCGGCGCAGGCGACCGGCTGTGCGAGAAAAGGAACCGCAAGAAAGTTCAGGTCCTTCTCTGGTACAGCCCGGAAAGATTGTGGTAAAAATGACGCATCGAGCCGTTTTAAAATACTCTCCAAGCGATTCTTTGTGGCCAAAATATTACTAGTCGACGACGATCAAGCCCTGACAAAAATGGTGCGTGACTGGTTGGTATTCGACCATCATCAGGTCGAAATAGCCAGCGACGGCAACGACGGGCTCTACAAAGTACTGACTTACGCCTACGACATCATCATCCTCGACCTCAACATGCCGGGCAAAGACGGCATCGAGATTTGCTCAGAATACAGAGCCAAAGGCGGGCAATGCCCGATACTGATGCTCACCGGCAGAGACAAAATCGAAAACAAAGAAGAAGGATTCAACAGCGGCGCCGACGATTACCTGACCAAACCATTTCACATGAAGGAACTGACTGTGCGCATCCAGGCGCTTTTGCGACGCGCCAGAACAGTGGCAGAGAAATCTTACAGCTGGGGCGACGTTAAGCTGGACAGCACCAGTTTCAAAGTCACCAAGGGCGATACCGAGATAAAACTACTGCCCAAGGAATTTGGTCTGCTGGAATTTCTGATGTCGAATCCTAATCGAGTTTTCACACCAGACGCCATTCTAGACAGGCTCTGGGCTTCAGAGTCGGATGCCACCAGCAACGCTGTGATCACCTGCATAAGCAGAATCAGGACCAAGCTCGACGACAAAGGCACCAAAAACTCGATTATAAAAACGGTGCACGGAGTTGGTTACCGCTTCGATCCTTAG
- a CDS encoding LysM domain-containing protein, with amino-acid sequence MGANNECSAELDGRRAAVDLAMANRPDDFTNKCWNIDQKLNRANSDYARSFMTAMNNELQDRNLLPKIELNMVTAGDTPAMQALQKNKHVETQDLIKDEDQLRDSGRHTEAMLMHRLSSNAQEIHDTHAERNFWGKNHGGINMDRINRWAEQNRADMRGALEDAYPRSNDRNSEGPQSNFAPNNFNHFHRPESNWHDMKSQNIEKDKVDPRATDYDKKQDNEINRLSKEVSEQKKFHEQLEKANELKAKVEAGVIKDAHHTVKHGETLYDMACLALHKAGRDHLTPQAIRFEEEKIRALNHLAPHEKLRSGQSLMLRTEQEVQHETVRRINLMRHHE; translated from the coding sequence ATGGGTGCAAACAACGAATGCTCGGCAGAACTTGATGGAAGACGCGCAGCTGTAGATCTGGCCATGGCGAACCGTCCGGACGACTTCACAAACAAGTGCTGGAATATAGACCAGAAGCTGAACAGAGCCAATTCAGACTATGCCAGGTCATTTATGACGGCGATGAATAATGAACTGCAAGACAGGAATCTGCTTCCCAAAATAGAACTCAATATGGTCACAGCGGGTGACACACCAGCCATGCAAGCCTTGCAAAAGAATAAGCACGTCGAAACCCAAGATTTGATCAAAGACGAAGATCAATTGCGTGATTCAGGGCGCCACACAGAAGCCATGCTGATGCACAGACTCAGCTCGAACGCTCAAGAAATACACGACACGCACGCAGAAAGAAACTTCTGGGGCAAAAACCACGGCGGCATCAATATGGACCGCATCAATCGTTGGGCGGAGCAAAACAGAGCCGACATGCGTGGTGCTCTGGAGGACGCCTATCCGCGCTCCAACGACCGCAATTCAGAAGGTCCACAAAGTAATTTCGCGCCGAATAATTTCAATCACTTCCACAGACCGGAATCAAACTGGCACGACATGAAAAGCCAGAATATCGAGAAAGACAAGGTCGACCCACGCGCCACCGACTATGACAAGAAGCAAGACAACGAAATAAATCGCCTCAGCAAAGAGGTCTCGGAGCAAAAGAAATTTCACGAGCAGCTGGAAAAGGCTAATGAGCTCAAAGCTAAAGTGGAAGCCGGAGTAATCAAAGACGCTCATCACACTGTCAAGCATGGCGAGACTCTCTACGACATGGCTTGCCTTGCGTTGCACAAGGCGGGAAGAGACCACCTCACGCCACAAGCGATCAGATTCGAAGAAGAAAAAATTCGCGCTCTTAATCACCTGGCACCACATGAGAAGTTACGCTCCGGACAGTCGCTGATGCTGCGCACCGAACAGGAAGTGCAACACGAAACGGTACGCCGAATCAACCTCATGCGTCACCATGAGTAG
- a CDS encoding esterase, which translates to MLREYHKWHSPHLNRDMELTVFGHAGARVIVFPTSEGRFFDWENRRMNDPIHEHLERGWLQLYCVDSVDPESWFNHHVSPTDRARRHLQYQDYIIYEVLPFSQKKNDNPYTIATGCSFGAYHSMSIALRFPWHFNRALGMSGVYDVREWTNGEMNEVIAQGSPCEFLIQLHNQEHLDKIKQLELIIPIGNEDPLFGNNRWFSDLLWERGVWHAFREWNGFAHDWPEWLKMLPLYIGGAD; encoded by the coding sequence ATGTTGCGAGAATATCATAAGTGGCATAGCCCTCACCTCAACCGGGACATGGAGCTGACCGTCTTTGGTCATGCCGGAGCTCGGGTTATCGTTTTTCCTACATCCGAAGGGCGTTTCTTCGACTGGGAGAACCGGCGCATGAACGACCCGATCCACGAGCATTTGGAACGTGGATGGCTGCAACTTTATTGCGTCGATAGCGTTGACCCGGAAAGCTGGTTCAATCATCACGTCAGCCCCACAGATCGCGCCAGACGGCATCTGCAGTATCAGGACTACATAATTTATGAGGTATTGCCATTCTCTCAAAAGAAGAATGACAACCCTTACACGATTGCTACTGGCTGCAGTTTTGGCGCTTATCATTCGATGAGCATCGCATTGCGCTTCCCATGGCACTTCAACCGTGCTCTTGGAATGAGTGGTGTTTACGATGTTCGCGAGTGGACGAATGGGGAAATGAATGAAGTTATTGCGCAAGGCAGTCCTTGCGAGTTTTTGATTCAACTCCATAATCAAGAGCATTTAGACAAAATCAAACAGCTCGAATTGATTATTCCAATTGGCAACGAAGATCCCCTGTTCGGCAATAACCGCTGGTTCTCCGATTTGCTCTGGGAGAGAGGTGTCTGGCATGCTTTCCGTGAGTGGAATGGATTTGCGCATGACTGGCCTGAATGGTTGAAGATGCTGCCACTTTATATCGGTGGCGCAGATTAG
- a CDS encoding ATP-grasp domain-containing protein, whose translation MNSVFLSPNFPPNFAAFSTQLREAGATVLGLADDPYDSLSHEIRSSLTEYYRVSDMHNYDELVRALGHFTHRYGKIDHIDSHNEYWLETEARLRTDFNIPGINMHDIAKVKRKSEMKRVFLEAGLKPARGRVCRDEAELRAFIKEVGFPVVAKPDIGVGAAKTFNLKSEADIAPYIKEKLHCDYIVEEFISGQIVTFDGLVDQNNEPIFTSSLRYSKGVMDAVNENTDIYYYTVRDIEPAITDAGLKTLKAFDVRSRFFHFEYFISEDGKTATPLEVNMRPPGGLTLNMFNYIYDFDCYKTWAQLVVHGVSKPMGPRPNFVIYVGRKDHIPYKLSHHDVCQKYGSIMKHEERISSVFTGAIGNHGYILRHAELEPLIAAADDIQCRNG comes from the coding sequence ATGAATTCAGTTTTTCTATCTCCAAATTTCCCGCCCAACTTTGCAGCTTTCTCAACCCAACTTCGAGAGGCAGGCGCTACAGTCCTGGGACTCGCCGACGATCCTTACGACTCCCTCAGTCACGAGATACGCAGTTCGCTCACCGAATACTATCGTGTCTCTGATATGCACAACTATGATGAACTGGTGCGGGCACTCGGCCACTTCACCCACAGATACGGCAAGATCGACCACATAGATTCGCACAACGAGTATTGGCTCGAAACCGAAGCGAGACTGCGCACAGACTTCAATATTCCTGGCATTAACATGCACGATATAGCGAAAGTCAAACGCAAATCAGAGATGAAACGTGTCTTTCTAGAGGCGGGATTGAAGCCGGCGCGCGGTCGCGTCTGTCGAGATGAGGCTGAACTGCGTGCCTTTATCAAAGAAGTTGGCTTTCCGGTGGTGGCAAAACCTGATATCGGAGTTGGTGCGGCGAAAACTTTCAACTTGAAGAGCGAAGCCGACATCGCACCTTACATCAAAGAAAAACTCCACTGCGACTACATTGTAGAAGAATTCATCAGCGGTCAAATTGTTACCTTCGACGGACTTGTCGATCAGAACAACGAACCTATTTTCACCTCATCGCTGCGTTACTCGAAAGGAGTAATGGACGCAGTCAACGAGAATACCGATATCTACTACTACACAGTCAGAGACATCGAACCGGCAATCACAGATGCTGGTCTGAAGACGCTGAAAGCTTTTGATGTGCGCTCGAGATTCTTCCACTTCGAATATTTCATTTCGGAAGATGGCAAAACAGCTACTCCACTAGAGGTCAACATGCGTCCTCCGGGTGGTTTGACTCTGAATATGTTCAATTACATTTACGACTTTGACTGCTACAAGACATGGGCACAGCTCGTTGTTCACGGTGTCTCCAAACCGATGGGACCGCGCCCGAATTTCGTCATCTATGTCGGTCGAAAAGATCACATCCCCTACAAACTCTCCCACCACGATGTGTGCCAGAAATACGGATCAATCATGAAGCACGAAGAGCGGATCAGCTCAGTGTTTACAGGAGCGATCGGTAATCATGGATACATTTTGCGCCACGCCGAGCTGGAACCATTAATAGCAGCAGCCGATGACATACAGTGCCGCAACGGGTGA